A stretch of Schistocerca nitens isolate TAMUIC-IGC-003100 chromosome 6, iqSchNite1.1, whole genome shotgun sequence DNA encodes these proteins:
- the LOC126263438 gene encoding uncharacterized protein LOC126263438: protein MSTGRFLMAVQRFAGRRSLPVTVYSDNATTFHAGNSELAELFKTMQRTDVQLYCAHHGITWKFIPPRAAWWGGWWEHMIGSVKRCLRKVLGRSQVDEESLNTTLISIEAAINSRPIIQGESDTALTPAHFLNGGKLVTIPCGPEPATRKDLAKEFRLRHKVNDDIWRRWKTEYLLLLRQYHEVKGYPSQRKPRIGEVVLLQEDSKPRHLWKRTVVEEVRHGRDSKIRCIILRQPDGMKICRPVQLVIPLEMDQGGEDVGE from the coding sequence atgtccactggcagatttttgatggccgtgcaacgctttgcaggacgtaggagcctaccagtcactgtctactcagacaatgctacaacattccatgcaggcaactcagaactggcagagcttttcaaaaccatgcagcgtactgacgtacagctctactgtgcccaccatggaatcacttggaaattcataccaccacgtgcggcttggtggggaggctggtgggaacacatgataggctcagtcaagcgctgcctgaggaaagttcttggtcgctcccaggtggatgaagagagcttaaacaccaccttgatcagcatagaagccgcaataaactcacgacccatcattcaaggagagagcgacactgcattgacgccagcccactttctaaatggtgggaaattagtaacaattccatgtgggccagagccagcaactagaaaggaccttgccaaggagttccgactcagacataaggtcaatgacgacatctggcgcaggtggaagacagaatacctcctgctgctaagacaatatcatgaggtgaaaggatacccttcgcagaggaaaccgagaattggagaggttgttctgctccaagaagacagcaaaccacggcacttgtggaagaggactgtggtagaagaagtgcggcatggcagagacagtaaaatacggtgcatcatcctccgccagccagatggtatgaagatctgtcgaccggtccagctggtcatccccctcgagatggaccagggtggggaggatgtcggggaatga